In Saccopteryx leptura isolate mSacLep1 chromosome 12, mSacLep1_pri_phased_curated, whole genome shotgun sequence, a genomic segment contains:
- the COL1A2 gene encoding collagen alpha-2(I) chain: MLSFVDTRTLLLLAVTSCLATCQSLQEATARKGPTGDRGPRGERGPPGPPGKDGDDGIPGPPGPPGPPGPPGLGGNFAAQFDGKGGGPGPMGLMGPRGPPGAPGAPGPQGFQGPAGEPGEPGQTGPAGGRGPTGPPGKAGEDGHPGKPGRPGERGVVGPQGARGFPGTPGLPGFKGIRGHNGLDGLKGQPGAPGIKGEPGAAGENGTPGQTGARGLPGERGRVGAPGPAGARGSDGSVGPVGPAGPIGSAGPPGFPGAPGPKGELGAVGNPGPSGPAGPRGEVGLPGLSGPVGPPGNPGANGLTGAKGAAGLPGVAGAPGLPGPRGIPGPPGAVGATGARGLVGEPGPAGSKGESGNKGEPGSAGAQGPPGPSGEEGKRGSNGEAGPAGPPGPAGLRGNPGSRGLPGADGRAGVMGPAGSRGATGPAGVRGPNGDAGRPGEPGLMGPRGFPGSPGSVGPAGKEGPVGLPGIDGRPGPIGPAGARGEPGNIGFPGPKGPSGEPGKSGEKGHAGLAGARGAPGPDGNNGAQGPPGLQGVQGGKGEQGPAGPPGFQGLPGPAGTAGELGKPGERGLPGEFGLPGPAGPRGERGPPGESGAVGPSGPIGSRGPSGPPGPDGNKGEPGAVGTPGTAGASGPGGLPGERGAAGIPGGKGEKGETGLRGEVGTTGRDGSRGAPGAMGAPGPSGATGDRGEAGAAGPAGPAGPRGSPGERGEVGPAGPNGFAGPAGAAGQPGAKGERGSKGPKGENGPVGPTGPVGAAGPSGPNGAPGPAGGRGDGGPPGMTGFPGAAGRTGPPGPSGITGPPGPPGSAGKEGLRGPRGDQGPVGRTGETGAVGPPGFTGEKGPSGEAGTAGPPGTPGPQGLLGAPGILGLPGSRGERGLPGVAGALGEPGPLGISGPPGARGPPGGVGNPGVNGAPGEAGRDGNPGNDGPPGRDGQPGHKGDRGYPGNAGPAGALGAPGAHGPVGPAGKHGNRGEPGPAGSVGPAGSMGPRGPSGPQGIRGDKGEPGDKGPRGLPGLKGHNGLQGLPGLAGHHGDQGAAGPVGPAGPRGPAGPSGPVGKDGRSGHPGTVGPAGIRGSQGSQGPAGPAGPPGPPGPPGAGGGGYDFGFDGDFYRADQPRSPPSLRPKDYEVDATLKSLNNQIETLLTPEGSRKNPARTCRDLRLSHPEWSSGHYWIDPNQGCTMDAIKVYCDFSTGETCIRAQPENIPAKNWHRSSKAKKHVWLGETINGGTQFEYNVEGVTTKEMATQLAFMRLLANHASQNITYHCKNSIAYMEDETGNLKKSVILQGSNDVELVSEGNSRFTYTVLVDGCSKKTNEWGKTIIEYKTNKPSRLPFLDIALLDIGDADQEFSLDIGPVCFK, from the exons AACTTTGCTGCCCAGTTTGATGGAAAGGGAGGTGGCCCTGGACCAATG GGTCTGATGGGACCCAGAGGCCCTCCTGGTGCTCCTGGAGCCCCT GGCCCTCAAGGTTTCCAAGGACCTGCTGGTGAGCCTGGTGAACCTGGTCAAACT GGTCCTGCAGGTGGTCGTGGTCCAACTGGCCCTCCTGGAAAGGCTGGTGAGGAT GGTCACCCTGGAAAACCTGGACGACCTGGCGAAAGAGGAGTTGTTGGACCACAG gGTGCTCGTGGTTTCCCTGGAACTCCTGGACTTCCTGGCTTCAAGGGCATTAGG GGACACAATGGTCTGGATGGATTAAAGGGACAGCCCGGTGCTCCAGGTATTAAG GGCGAGCCTGGTGCTGCTGGTGAAAATGGAACTCCAGGTCAAACA GGAGCCCGTGGGCTGCCTGGTGAGCGAGGACGAGTCGGTGCCCCTGGCCCAGCT GGTGCCCGTGGAAGTGATGGAAGTGTGGGTCCTGTGGGTCCTGCT GGTCCCATTGGGTCTGCTGGCCCTCCAGGCTTCCCCGGTGCCCCTGGCCCCAAG GGTGAACTTGGAGCTGTTGGTAACCCTGGTCCTTCTGGCCCCGCGGGTCCCCGTGGTGAAGTGGGTCTTCCAGGTCTCTCTGGCCCCGTTGGACCTCCT GGAAACCCTGGAGCCAATGGCCTTACGGGTGCTAAGGGTGCTGCT GGCCTGCCCGGTGTTGCTGGAGCTCCTGGCCTCCCTGGACCCCGTGGGATTCCTGGCCCTCCTGGTGCTGTCGGTGCTACTGGTGCTAGAGGACTTGTT GGGGAGCCTGGTCCAGCTGGTTCCAAAGGAGAGAGCGGTAACAAGGGTGAGCCT ggctctgctggagcccagggtcctcctggtcccagtggtgaagaaggaaagagaggttcCAACGGTGAAGCTGGCCCCGCTGGGCCCCCAGGACCTGCTGGACTGAGA GGAAATCCTGGCTCTCGTGGTCTTCCTGGAGCCGATGGCAGAGCTGGTGTCATG GGCCCTGCTGGTAGTCGTGGTGCAACTGGTCCTGCTGGTGTTAGAGGTCCCAATGGAGACGCTGGTCGCCCTGGAGAACCCGGCCTCATGGGACCCCGA GGTTTTCCTGGTTCCCCTGGAAGTGTTGGCCCAGCTGGTAAAGAAGGTCCTGTG GGTCTCCCTGGTATCGACGGCAGGCCTGGACCGATCGGCCCCGCTGGAGCCAGAGGAGAGCCCGGCAACATCGGATTCCCTGGACCCAAAGGCCCCAGT gGTGAACCTGGCAAAAGTGGTGAAAAAGGTCATGCTGGTCTAGCTGGTGCTCGG GGTGCTCCAGGTCCAGACGGAAACAATGGTGCTCAGGGACCTCCTGGATTACAG GGTGTCCAAGGTGGAAAAGGTGAACAGGGTCCCGCTGGTCCTCCAGGCTTCCAG GGACTGCCTGGCCCCGCCGGTACAGCTGGTGAACTTGGCAAACCAGGAGAAAGG GGTCTCCCTGGTGAATTTGGTCTCCCAGGCCCTGCTGGTCCAAGA GGCGAGCGTGGTCCCCCAGGTGAAAGTGGTGCTGTTGGTCCTTCTGGACCTATTGGAAGCCGAGGTCCTTCTGGACCCCCAGGACCTGATGGAAACAAG GGTGAACCTGGTGCCGTTGGTACTCCAGGCACTGCTGGTGCCTCTGGTCCTGGTGGACTCCCAGGAGAGAGAGGTGCTGCCGGCATCCCTGGAGGCAAGGGAGAAAAG gGTGAAACTGGCCTCAGAGGTGAAGTTGGTACCACAGGCAGAGATGGTTCTCGG GGTGCTCCTGGTGCCATGGGTGCCCCTGGTCCTTCCGGAGCCACAGGTGACCGG GGTGAAGCTGGTGCTGCTGGTCCTGCTGGTCCTGCTGGTCCTCGTGGTAGCCCT GGTGAACGTGGTGAAGTTGGTCCTGCTGGTCCCAATGGATTTGCTGGCCCTGCT GGTGctgctggtcaacctggtgcTAAAGGAGAGAGAGGATCCAAAGGACCCAAGGGTGAAAACGGTCCTGTTGGTCCCACTGGCCCCGTTGGAGCTGCTGGACCATCT GGTCCAAATGGTGCCCCTGGTCCTGCTGGAGGTCGTGGTGATGGTGGCCCTCCT GGCATGACTGGCTTCCCTGGTGCTGCTGGACGCACTGGTCCTCCTGGACCCTCT GGAATCACTGGGCCTCCTGGTCCCCCTGGTTCTGCGGGTAAAGAAGGACTTCGTGGGCCTCGTGGTGACCAAGGTCCAGTTGGCCGAACTGGAGAAACAGGTGCAGTTGGCCCACCTGGCTTCACTGGAGAGAAGGGTCCTTCCGGAGAGGCTGGTACTGCT GGACCTCCTGGCACTCCAGGTCCTCAGGGTCTTCTTGGTGCTCCTGGTATTCTGGGTCTCCCTGGCTCTAGAGGTGAACGTGGTCTACCAGGTGTGGCTGGAGCTCTG GGTGAACCTGGTCCTCTTGGAATCTCAGGCCCCCCTGGGGCCCGTGGTCCCCCTGGTGGTGTGGGTAATCCTGGAGTCAACGGTGCTCCTGGTGAAGCTGGTCGTGAT GGCAACCCTGGCAACGATGGGCCCCCAGGCCGTGACGGTCAGCCTGGACACAAG GGAGATCGTGGTTACCCTGGTAACGCTGGTCCAGCTGGTGCTTTGGGTGCACCTGGTGCTCATGGCCCTGTGGGTCCTGCTGGCAAACATGGAAACCGTGGTGAACCT GGTCCTGCTGGTTCTGTTGGTCCTGCCGGTTCCATGGGTCCTAGAGGTCCTAGT GGCCCACAAGGTATTCGGGGTGACAAGGGAGAGCCTGGTGACAAGGGGCCCAGAGGTCTTCCTGGCTTAAAGGGACACAATGGACTGCAAGGTCTTCCTGGTCTTGCT GGTCATCATGGTGATCAAGGTGCTGCTGGCCCTGTGGGTCCCGCTGGTCCTAGG GGCCCTGCTGGTCCTTCTGGCCCTGTTGGCAAAGATGGTCGCAGTGGACATCCTGGTACAGTCGGACCTGCTGGCATTCGTGGCTCTCAGGGTAGCCAAGGTCCTGCT GGCCCTGCTGGTCCGCCTGGCCCGCCTGGCCCTCCTGGCGCAGGTGGTGGTGGCTATGACTTCGGTTTTGATGGGGACTTCTACAGGGCGGACCAGCCTCGCTCACCGCCTTCTCTCAGACCCAAGGATTATGAGGTTGATGCTACTCTGAAATCTCTCAACAACCAGATTGAGACCCTTCTGACTCCCGAAGGCTCTAGGAAGAACCCAGCTCGCACATGCCGTGACTTGAGACTCAGCCACCCAGAGTGGAGCAGCG GTCACTATTGGATTGACCCTAACCAAGGATGCACTATGGATGCTATCAAAGTATACTGTGATTTCTCTACTGGCGAAACTTGCATTCGGGCTCAACCTGAAAACATTCCTGCCAAGAACTGGCACAGAAGCTCCAAAGCCAAGAAGCATGTCTGGTTAGGAGAAACTATCAATGGCGGCACCCAG TTTGAATACAATGTTGAAGGAGTAACTACCAAAGAAATGGCTACCCAACTCGCTTTTATGCGCCTGCTGGCCAACCATGCCTCTCAAAACATCACCTACCACTGCAAGAACAGCATTGCATACATGGAGGATGAAACCGGCAACCTGAAAAAGTCTGTCATTCTGCAAGGTTCCAATGATGTTGAACTTGTTTCTGAGGGCAACAGCAGGTTCACTTACACTGTTCTTGTAGACGGCTGCTCT aaaaagacaaatgaatgGGGAAAGACAATCAttgaatacaaaacaaacaagccaTCTCGCCTGCCTTTCCTTGATATTGCACTTTTGGACATCGGTGATGCTGACCAAGAATTCAGTTTGGACATTGGCCCAGTCTGTTTCAAATAG